The Streptomyces achromogenes genome window below encodes:
- a CDS encoding SAM-dependent methyltransferase has translation MRPDHPMLLHPSAAIAELQTRPSSARMQNYLLGGRDHYIVDRDGALRAADRMPFLESAVCHERLYVLLMVQALAIAGIRQLVDFGCGLPHGPTPVDVLTRIHPGARAVCIDNDVLVHTHADAMMTAKAPAVVESLCADVREPESILASREILETINWREPVILLLGSVLHHIEDTAAQPLTVLVDQYKHVAAPGSALVITHATADVSGKPVRRFAKTMTAAGCPVHLRTKEQIAQLFDGWQLTSPGLTAPQTLALEYPVLPQAASYAGTARKETAHGRAV, from the coding sequence ATGCGGCCTGACCACCCGATGCTCCTCCACCCCTCCGCAGCGATCGCCGAGTTGCAGACACGGCCGTCGAGCGCCCGGATGCAGAACTACCTGCTCGGCGGGCGGGACCACTACATCGTCGACCGTGACGGGGCCCTTCGGGCGGCCGACCGCATGCCGTTCCTGGAGAGCGCCGTCTGCCACGAGCGCCTATACGTGCTCCTGATGGTGCAGGCCCTGGCCATCGCGGGCATCCGACAGCTGGTCGACTTCGGCTGCGGCCTTCCCCACGGCCCCACGCCGGTGGATGTCCTGACCCGCATTCATCCCGGCGCCCGCGCCGTGTGCATCGACAACGACGTGCTGGTGCACACCCACGCCGACGCAATGATGACGGCCAAGGCGCCCGCTGTCGTCGAGAGCCTGTGCGCCGACGTACGCGAGCCCGAGTCGATCCTCGCCTCCAGAGAAATTCTGGAGACGATCAACTGGCGAGAACCGGTCATCCTTCTCCTCGGCAGCGTGCTCCACCACATCGAGGACACCGCGGCGCAGCCCTTGACCGTCCTCGTCGACCAGTACAAACACGTAGCCGCCCCCGGCAGCGCTCTCGTCATCACGCACGCCACCGCCGACGTCTCGGGCAAACCCGTGCGCCGATTCGCCAAGACCATGACGGCGGCCGGCTGCCCCGTCCACCTGCGGACGAAAGAACAGATCGCCCAGCTGTTCGACGGCTGGCAACTGACCTCCCCGGGCCTGACCGCGCCACAGACACTGGCACTCGAATACCCGGTCCTGCCCCAGGCCGCGTCATACGCCGGCACGGCCCGAAAGGAGACCGCGCATGGCCGAGCTGTGTGA
- a CDS encoding lanthionine synthetase C family protein — protein MDLRETARLAAGAIADRLAAPDDVRDLDLKQGWWPQSLAHGAVGVALLHIERARAEQGPWQRVHDWLACAVDGGAVGGADAHLYYGAPALAFALHSAADRPGRYARALSTLDTHVTNLVCTRLRAAHDRMDHGEFPELAEFDTIRGFSGLGALLLHRGTNPDLLRNVLTYLVRLTEPVKHDGELLPGWWSHLAPSGKRSPDYPEGHANNGVAHGIGGPLALLALTARQGITVPNQNEAITRILNWLDRWQQDGPAGPWWPYWITRDQLRNGQPGPGPSRPSWCYGTAGFARAQQLAALVTGDTHRQHLAETALQQAMTDPGQRNATVDLSLCHGFAGLAHITQLAAADAITPGLTDCLPSLLAPITGTAPDTLVHTLCSPADGGDIGLLEGAAGTALALHAFSTEGPSLSGWDSCFLTN, from the coding sequence ATGGACCTGCGTGAGACCGCCCGCCTCGCAGCCGGAGCCATCGCCGACCGGCTCGCCGCCCCGGACGACGTGCGCGACCTCGACCTCAAGCAGGGGTGGTGGCCACAATCCCTCGCGCACGGCGCCGTCGGCGTGGCTCTGCTGCACATCGAGCGTGCCCGCGCCGAGCAGGGCCCTTGGCAGCGCGTACACGACTGGCTCGCCTGCGCGGTCGACGGCGGAGCCGTTGGCGGAGCGGACGCCCACCTCTACTACGGAGCGCCCGCGCTCGCCTTCGCCCTCCACTCCGCCGCCGACCGCCCCGGACGGTACGCCCGCGCCCTGAGCACACTCGATACACACGTAACGAACCTCGTGTGCACGCGACTTCGCGCCGCCCACGACCGCATGGACCACGGCGAGTTCCCCGAGCTGGCGGAGTTCGACACGATCCGCGGATTCAGCGGCCTGGGCGCGCTGCTGCTGCATCGCGGCACCAACCCCGATCTCCTGCGGAACGTCCTCACCTACCTGGTGCGGCTCACCGAGCCGGTCAAACACGACGGCGAACTCCTCCCCGGCTGGTGGAGCCACCTTGCCCCCTCCGGCAAACGTTCCCCTGACTACCCGGAGGGCCACGCCAACAACGGCGTGGCCCACGGCATCGGCGGCCCCCTGGCACTCTTGGCCCTCACCGCCCGCCAGGGCATCACCGTGCCCAACCAGAACGAAGCGATCACACGCATTCTCAACTGGCTGGACCGATGGCAGCAGGACGGACCAGCTGGACCGTGGTGGCCGTACTGGATCACCCGCGACCAACTGCGCAACGGCCAACCCGGCCCCGGTCCCTCCCGCCCATCCTGGTGCTACGGCACCGCAGGCTTCGCACGTGCCCAGCAGCTCGCCGCCCTCGTCACCGGCGATACCCACCGCCAACACCTTGCCGAGACCGCCCTCCAGCAGGCCATGACCGATCCAGGCCAACGCAATGCCACCGTCGACCTATCCCTTTGCCACGGCTTCGCCGGACTGGCGCACATCACGCAACTCGCCGCCGCCGATGCGATCACCCCCGGCCTCACCGACTGCCTGCCCAGCCTGCTCGCGCCGATCACCGGCACCGCCCCCGACACCCTTGTCCACACGCTGTGTAGCCCGGCCGACGGCGGAGACATCGGACTCCTCGAAGGAGCCGCAGGCACGGCGCTCGCGCTCCACGCCTTCTCCACCGAAGGCCCCTCCCTGTCCGGCTGGGACAGCTGTTTCCTGACCAACTGA
- a CDS encoding FxLD family lanthipeptide: protein MEASTVKQQASPPAAPVGDPFDLDISVLESGDGSAVLINLTDDGCKPTCKGSCATNVA from the coding sequence ATGGAGGCGAGCACGGTCAAGCAGCAAGCCAGCCCGCCTGCTGCACCGGTCGGTGACCCGTTCGACCTGGACATCAGCGTCCTGGAGTCCGGCGATGGGTCCGCCGTCCTGATCAACCTGACCGACGACGGCTGCAAGCCCACCTGCAAGGGGTCCTGCGCCACCAACGTGGCCTGA
- a CDS encoding protein-L-isoaspartate O-methyltransferase family protein, producing the protein MNARVEAGSLRPGSAHVHQHAGDVFTCDRRQDFVPNVIRTHRGGRWRRVDRSKNAGEWAKFVHRSEMLVFDVDDGGEGGPGLVTGMIPSKEDAATRLAALAPMQETAVAEIGTDCGWTTASLDHLLQGGQVVTVADTERLAEIARQRLRPYPRVRVVSGSQAGVLGPAGSFHGLLSHRAVRRVPWEWVTRVRPGGRLCLPVRTALGGSSTLLVLTVARDGASASGHFHTGPAPQTLWLREHRPGEGTCVESQGSPRASEALDPRGAHVRPAARLFAGLLRPDLRMQVVRGVAQLEGDVADRLRIHDHQASRAVVFLHSPRIYEWGPRNLGSDLFDALGQWQAAGEPEVEQLGVTITETEHTLWLGAPDGPSWRLPELHTITGEVERHAA; encoded by the coding sequence ATGAACGCCCGCGTCGAGGCCGGCAGCCTGCGACCGGGCAGTGCCCACGTTCACCAGCACGCCGGGGACGTGTTCACCTGCGATCGGCGACAGGACTTCGTGCCCAATGTGATCCGTACGCACCGAGGTGGCCGCTGGCGCAGGGTGGACCGGAGTAAGAACGCCGGCGAGTGGGCGAAGTTCGTCCATCGCTCCGAGATGCTCGTGTTCGACGTCGATGACGGCGGGGAGGGCGGCCCCGGCCTCGTCACAGGAATGATCCCGTCCAAAGAAGACGCTGCGACGCGCCTGGCCGCGCTCGCTCCAATGCAGGAGACGGCCGTTGCCGAGATCGGCACAGACTGCGGCTGGACGACAGCCTCTCTGGACCACCTCCTCCAGGGCGGCCAGGTAGTGACGGTCGCGGACACCGAACGTCTCGCCGAGATCGCCCGGCAGCGCCTCCGCCCCTACCCGCGAGTTCGGGTGGTCAGCGGGTCTCAGGCCGGGGTCTTGGGACCGGCGGGTTCGTTCCACGGGCTCCTGTCCCATCGTGCGGTACGCCGTGTGCCGTGGGAGTGGGTCACCCGGGTTCGTCCGGGTGGCCGGCTGTGCCTGCCCGTCCGTACCGCTCTGGGCGGATCCAGCACACTGCTCGTCCTGACCGTGGCGCGGGACGGGGCCTCGGCCAGTGGCCATTTCCACACCGGACCGGCTCCGCAGACCTTGTGGCTTCGCGAGCACCGCCCTGGTGAGGGCACCTGCGTCGAGTCGCAAGGCAGCCCGAGGGCGTCGGAAGCCCTTGACCCGAGGGGGGCGCACGTACGGCCGGCGGCCCGGTTGTTCGCCGGCCTGCTTCGCCCTGACCTTCGAATGCAAGTCGTGCGCGGCGTTGCCCAGCTCGAAGGCGACGTTGCCGACCGCCTGCGTATTCATGACCACCAGGCGTCCCGGGCAGTGGTCTTCCTCCACTCCCCCCGCATCTACGAGTGGGGGCCGCGCAATCTCGGCTCCGATCTGTTCGACGCGCTCGGTCAGTGGCAGGCGGCCGGAGAACCAGAGGTTGAGCAGCTGGGCGTGACGATTACGGAAACGGAACACACGCTGTGGCTCGGTGCACCGGACGGTCCGTCGTGGCGTCTGCCCGAACTCCACACGATCACCGGCGAGGTGGAGCGGCATGCGGCCTGA
- a CDS encoding LuxR C-terminal-related transcriptional regulator, whose amino-acid sequence MPAPDETISPPLSPQEREALLGISQGRTTSETACDMGVSDSTVKTYILRIGGKLGSSERAGMVDLAYRHGHLDVPGPVNYVVELPEGQRTVLAGLASGMTVEEIAAGAKRPLDGVRKDARRLLRALGASSAAHAVTRGWQLRLLGPTNGRENSGDVVAKAGQA is encoded by the coding sequence ATGCCGGCCCCGGACGAGACCATCTCGCCGCCGCTTTCCCCTCAGGAGCGGGAGGCTCTGCTGGGCATCTCTCAGGGACGGACGACCTCAGAGACGGCCTGCGACATGGGAGTGTCCGACAGCACGGTCAAGACGTACATCCTCCGGATCGGCGGAAAGCTCGGGTCTTCGGAGCGGGCGGGCATGGTGGACCTCGCCTACCGTCACGGGCACTTGGACGTCCCCGGGCCCGTGAACTACGTCGTCGAGCTGCCGGAGGGGCAGCGCACAGTCCTGGCAGGGCTCGCCAGCGGAATGACCGTCGAGGAGATCGCGGCCGGCGCAAAGCGTCCGCTGGACGGCGTGCGCAAGGACGCTCGACGCCTGCTGCGGGCGCTGGGCGCTTCCTCGGCCGCGCACGCGGTCACCCGTGGGTGGCAGTTGCGCCTCCTGGGCCCCACGAACGGCCGTGAAAACTCCGGGGACGTCGTCGCCAAGGCAGGACAGGCATGA
- the fxlM gene encoding methyltransferase, FxLD system: MAPEEWPQRVLTFTAWDQAETTAAQHLLPLLAANNAELAHWSFLRKFPTWRLRYRPAGPAAAKRLDLALDELVSAGALASWKPGLYEPEETVFGGPAAMAAAHLHFHEDSRHILEHLTRQQSGKPDPLGRRELAVLMLSVAMRAAGLDWYEQGDVWARVAAERDGGIAASDRMRASVQRLMTVDVSPSSSLARDGRLETLTDWINAFDALGRRLADLHHGGELQRGLRAVLAHHAIFHFNRLGLPREEQHTLSTLAKEVVMGTSDSAAFTPSTTSPTTTVSDVNSDTIEASAADDLRTQLIDRLVTEGSVRTPRVEEAMRTVPRHVFVPDAPLEAAYSNAPVNIKFDDSGASISCASQPDIVAIMLEQLEAKPGHKVLELGAGTGFNAGLLGYLVGEKGHVTTVDVDDDLVEGARAGLVAADIDNVEVILGDGALGYAPNAPYDRIVATVGAHGVPHAWLDQLAPGGRLLTPLRLRGSVSRSIAFERAEDGAWRSVGSEMNTFMPLRRGIADDPRRFVQLTDDGSVTLVTNGDQVVDAEALAGVLGQTRAEAWTGVNFRGPESAEWLELWLTCTMPNGLSRMPATREAIDRGVVSAPYASSTAVFEGGTLTYLTRRAAAEKAPDGATLYEFGVIGHGPEAQALADQVAEQIRAWDRDYRSREVRFEIQPVDTAALAPKPGRFALDNALNRLIIEWQ; this comes from the coding sequence ATGGCTCCGGAAGAATGGCCGCAGCGCGTCCTGACCTTCACGGCATGGGACCAAGCGGAGACAACGGCCGCACAGCACCTGCTGCCCCTGCTGGCCGCCAACAACGCCGAGCTGGCCCACTGGTCGTTCCTGCGGAAGTTCCCCACCTGGCGGCTGCGATACCGCCCCGCCGGTCCGGCCGCGGCCAAGCGCCTGGACCTCGCACTGGATGAACTGGTCTCGGCCGGCGCCCTCGCCTCCTGGAAGCCGGGGCTCTACGAGCCGGAGGAAACCGTCTTCGGAGGACCGGCCGCCATGGCTGCCGCACACCTCCACTTCCACGAGGACAGCCGCCACATCCTCGAACACCTCACCCGCCAGCAGTCTGGAAAGCCCGACCCACTTGGCCGACGGGAGCTGGCCGTCTTGATGCTCAGCGTGGCGATGCGCGCTGCCGGCCTCGACTGGTACGAGCAGGGCGACGTGTGGGCGAGGGTCGCGGCTGAGCGAGACGGCGGCATAGCAGCGTCCGACCGGATGAGGGCATCCGTGCAGCGACTCATGACCGTCGACGTCAGCCCGTCCAGCAGCCTCGCCCGCGACGGCCGACTGGAGACGCTGACCGACTGGATCAACGCGTTCGACGCCCTCGGCCGCCGACTCGCCGACCTCCACCACGGTGGGGAACTCCAACGCGGCCTGCGGGCCGTACTCGCCCACCACGCCATCTTCCACTTCAACCGACTGGGCCTCCCCCGGGAGGAACAGCACACCTTGTCAACACTCGCGAAAGAGGTAGTCATGGGAACGAGCGACAGCGCCGCGTTTACCCCCAGCACGACGTCACCGACCACTACGGTCAGCGACGTGAACAGTGACACCATCGAAGCCAGCGCCGCCGACGACCTGCGTACTCAGCTCATCGACCGGTTGGTTACAGAGGGCTCGGTTCGCACGCCTCGCGTGGAGGAGGCGATGCGGACGGTACCCCGCCACGTCTTCGTCCCCGATGCTCCGCTGGAGGCGGCGTACAGCAACGCGCCCGTCAACATCAAGTTCGACGACAGCGGCGCGTCCATCAGCTGCGCCTCCCAGCCCGACATCGTGGCGATCATGCTCGAACAGCTGGAGGCGAAGCCGGGGCACAAGGTGCTGGAGCTGGGCGCCGGCACCGGCTTCAACGCGGGACTCCTCGGCTACCTGGTCGGCGAGAAGGGCCACGTCACCACCGTCGATGTGGACGACGACCTGGTCGAAGGCGCCCGCGCCGGACTCGTTGCTGCGGACATCGACAACGTCGAGGTCATCCTCGGCGACGGCGCACTCGGTTACGCGCCGAACGCTCCCTACGACCGCATTGTCGCCACGGTCGGCGCCCACGGAGTCCCGCACGCCTGGCTCGACCAGCTCGCCCCCGGCGGACGACTCCTTACCCCGCTGCGCCTCCGCGGCAGCGTCTCGCGCTCGATCGCCTTCGAGCGGGCCGAGGACGGCGCCTGGCGCAGCGTCGGCTCCGAGATGAACACCTTCATGCCGCTGCGACGCGGCATCGCGGACGACCCGCGCCGCTTCGTGCAGCTCACCGACGACGGCTCTGTGACCCTCGTGACCAACGGCGACCAGGTCGTCGACGCCGAGGCCCTGGCCGGGGTACTGGGTCAGACCCGCGCCGAGGCATGGACCGGCGTGAACTTCCGGGGGCCGGAGTCGGCCGAGTGGCTGGAGCTGTGGCTGACCTGCACAATGCCGAACGGCCTCAGCCGGATGCCCGCAACCCGAGAGGCCATCGACCGGGGTGTGGTCAGCGCCCCGTACGCGAGCTCCACCGCCGTGTTCGAAGGCGGCACGCTGACGTACCTCACCCGCCGTGCGGCCGCCGAGAAAGCCCCGGACGGTGCCACCCTGTACGAGTTCGGTG
- a CDS encoding FxLD family lanthipeptide — translation MENDEFDLDISVLESGDGSTTLVNLTDDGCGSTCSSPCATAVA, via the coding sequence ATGGAGAACGACGAGTTCGACCTCGACATCAGCGTCCTGGAGTCCGGCGACGGCTCGACCACGCTGGTCAACCTCACCGACGACGGCTGTGGCAGCACCTGCTCCAGCCCGTGCGCCACCGCCGTCGCCTGA
- the fxlA gene encoding FxLD family lanthipeptide gives MTSAVTTSRPAHVAAVPGDPFDLDVTVVESSQLVGTVAASDGGCQATCGSGACTSSGA, from the coding sequence GTGACATCTGCTGTGACGACTTCTCGGCCGGCGCACGTGGCGGCGGTGCCGGGAGATCCCTTCGATCTGGACGTCACCGTCGTCGAATCCAGCCAACTGGTCGGCACGGTGGCCGCTTCTGATGGCGGCTGCCAGGCCACCTGCGGCAGCGGCGCCTGTACCTCCAGCGGCGCCTGA
- the fxlM gene encoding methyltransferase, FxLD system, with product MTDVAVAPDEATRLRNKVVDQLKEDGTIVSPAVEAAMRKVPRHLAVPEASLSDAYSTYNAVATQEDEHGYHTSSVSAPQIQAMQLEQADIRPGDNVLEIGTNGPNAAYLAELVGSTGQVTTVDIDPAPADRARRFLAETGYTDVNVVVADAENGLPEHAPYDAIVVTVGAWDIPPAWTVQLKEDGRLVVPLRINGLTRTYSFVRQADHLLATSAHVCGFVAMQGAGSHAQQVIQLPEDKGVTLRFDEGLPTDPSLLDGVLDTARAETWTGVTVASQEPIGTLQMYLSTQVPAFCFMSTTPELATGNIGPTGSSWSMVAIDGPHFAYTVVRRDTAKKTAEYGVHAFGPDAAEFAERIADIFRTWVEKVRGTDGPRIAVYPAGTPDDPITGDRIIDKKHSRISISWHPA from the coding sequence ATGACCGATGTGGCCGTGGCCCCCGACGAGGCCACCCGGCTCCGCAACAAGGTCGTCGACCAGCTCAAGGAGGACGGCACGATCGTGTCACCCGCGGTCGAGGCCGCCATGCGCAAGGTGCCCCGGCACCTTGCCGTACCGGAGGCGTCGCTCAGCGACGCATACAGCACCTACAACGCCGTGGCCACGCAGGAGGACGAGCACGGCTATCACACCAGCTCGGTCTCTGCCCCGCAGATCCAGGCGATGCAGCTGGAGCAGGCCGACATCCGCCCCGGCGACAACGTGCTGGAGATCGGCACCAACGGGCCGAACGCGGCCTACCTCGCAGAACTGGTGGGATCCACCGGGCAGGTCACCACCGTCGACATCGACCCCGCGCCCGCCGACCGCGCCAGGCGGTTCCTCGCCGAGACCGGCTACACCGACGTCAACGTCGTCGTCGCCGACGCCGAGAACGGCCTGCCCGAGCACGCCCCCTACGACGCGATCGTGGTGACCGTCGGGGCCTGGGACATCCCGCCCGCGTGGACCGTCCAGCTCAAGGAAGATGGTCGACTGGTCGTGCCCCTGCGTATCAACGGCCTGACCCGCACCTACTCCTTCGTCCGGCAGGCTGACCACCTGTTGGCCACGAGCGCTCACGTGTGTGGTTTCGTGGCGATGCAGGGCGCCGGCTCCCACGCCCAGCAGGTGATCCAACTGCCTGAGGACAAGGGCGTCACCCTGCGATTCGACGAGGGGCTGCCCACCGACCCGTCGCTCCTGGACGGCGTCCTGGACACTGCCCGCGCCGAGACGTGGACCGGGGTGACCGTCGCCAGCCAGGAGCCCATCGGCACCCTCCAGATGTACCTGTCCACGCAGGTCCCGGCGTTCTGCTTCATGTCCACCACCCCCGAGTTGGCCACCGGCAACATCGGCCCGACGGGCAGCAGCTGGTCCATGGTCGCCATCGACGGGCCGCACTTCGCCTACACGGTCGTGCGCCGCGACACCGCGAAGAAGACCGCAGAGTACGGCGTCCACGCCTTCGGGCCCGACGCGGCCGAGTTCGCTGAGCGAATCGCCGACATCTTCCGCACCTGGGTCGAAAAGGTCCGCGGCACGGACGGCCCGCGCATCGCTGTCTACCCGGCGGGCACGCCCGATGACCCGATCACCGGCGACCGGATCATCGACAAGAAGCACAGCCGGATCTCGATCTCCTGGCATCCGGCGTAG
- a CDS encoding lantibiotic dehydratase: MNSRHEVLYQRADVALVRAARHTRLPLPPWPDVTGDSPGQVQQWLTWLRALWALDEVSDAVEQASPSLARHMDALCATTAVPQARQVRRTLVSMIRYVQRMTGRATPNGLFAGIALATLGERPDVHWGQWHRAVARADAAWVTEVIRRLEACPELLRRLPVVASNTSFVRGDRLIVPYPARSRSTGKPTAEVSIRFTSAVRAALDAARSPIRYDLLADKVQAGFPQVPESRVRELVTSLIRNGALVSSLHAPSAVLDPLDHLVRQLDAVHADDVAPVADLLTDLRAVRDTVAQHNQALTPTDGRRLRRALCQKMKEVAAADHPVALDLRMDCSLVLPTQVACEAEQAATVLARLTPAPFGMPGWKEYHTRFFEKYGIGSLVPLRYVTDPDAGLGFPAGYMDSEPEAREPLSKREQRLLALAQAAALEGRDEIVLDEDLISRLQVGDQDGMQVPPHMEVSFRVEAASTNALARGDFALCAIHPSRGIGTTSGRFLALLNADDRARAAAVMEGLPVNAPGALPAQLSFAPLDRADSNVSRVPEMLPAVISLAEHRTTDERTIDLDDLAVGCDRRRLYLASLSRKCLVEPHVMHALDLRAHTPPLVRFLAEFSRSQSAVVTDFSWGAAAALPYLPRVRYRRAVLAPARWLIHASDLPDRAATWDEWHTAVGRWRTQRRMPETVALTEGDQLLPLDLSESAHRAVLRAHLATADTAVLTETSPDGGGWFAGRAHEIVIPMRATRAPEWPTVPPVTADRLLTRDHGHLPGTSPWLLVKLYGHPERHAEILSQHLPGLLAQWETPPTWWFMRYQDPRPHLRLRIATPEPTYVGQAVTHISDWAAHLRRAGLVNDMQFATNYPETGRWGTGPLMSLAEDVFAADSRALAMQFAQPGRPHPRVLATANFASLATAFTGGVAEAMEWLSRYGKITDPRPLDRQVLPEAVRLADPTDDWAALRARAGGEAITAAWAQRDQAIARYRSRLRESDLDPHLVLDSLLHAHHIRATGIDKDDERMCVRLARAAALAWTARRGNNHGPA; encoded by the coding sequence ATGAACTCGAGGCACGAGGTGCTCTACCAGCGCGCGGACGTGGCGCTCGTCAGGGCCGCCCGCCACACGCGGCTGCCGCTGCCACCGTGGCCGGACGTCACTGGCGACTCTCCGGGCCAAGTGCAGCAGTGGCTTACGTGGCTCCGTGCGCTGTGGGCCCTCGACGAGGTATCGGATGCCGTGGAGCAGGCCAGTCCCTCTCTCGCACGGCACATGGACGCACTGTGCGCGACGACCGCCGTCCCGCAGGCCCGACAGGTCCGCCGGACGCTGGTGTCGATGATCCGGTATGTGCAACGGATGACCGGCCGCGCGACGCCGAACGGCCTGTTCGCCGGAATCGCGCTGGCCACACTCGGGGAACGACCGGACGTGCACTGGGGCCAGTGGCACCGGGCCGTGGCCCGCGCGGACGCCGCCTGGGTCACCGAGGTGATCCGTCGCCTAGAGGCTTGCCCCGAACTGCTACGACGACTCCCCGTGGTGGCCAGCAACACCTCGTTCGTCCGGGGGGACAGATTGATCGTCCCCTACCCTGCCCGATCGCGAAGCACCGGCAAGCCGACGGCAGAGGTGTCCATCAGGTTCACCTCTGCGGTGCGGGCCGCGCTGGACGCTGCGCGATCCCCGATCAGGTACGACCTCCTCGCGGACAAGGTGCAAGCCGGGTTCCCTCAGGTTCCGGAGTCGCGGGTCAGGGAACTGGTCACGAGCCTGATACGGAACGGCGCACTCGTCAGCAGCCTGCACGCCCCTTCCGCCGTACTTGATCCTCTCGACCACCTCGTACGGCAGCTGGACGCCGTCCACGCCGACGACGTAGCGCCCGTGGCTGACCTGCTCACCGACCTGCGAGCGGTGCGCGACACCGTGGCCCAGCACAACCAGGCCCTCACGCCAACGGACGGACGGCGCCTGCGCCGCGCGCTCTGCCAGAAGATGAAGGAGGTCGCCGCCGCAGATCACCCGGTGGCGCTGGACCTGCGCATGGACTGCTCGCTTGTACTGCCCACCCAGGTCGCATGCGAGGCGGAGCAGGCAGCCACCGTACTGGCCCGCCTCACGCCAGCGCCGTTCGGCATGCCCGGCTGGAAGGAGTACCACACCCGCTTCTTCGAGAAGTACGGCATCGGTTCCCTGGTGCCGCTGCGGTACGTGACAGACCCCGATGCCGGGCTCGGCTTCCCCGCCGGCTACATGGACAGCGAGCCGGAGGCGCGCGAGCCGCTGTCCAAACGGGAGCAGCGGCTTCTTGCCCTCGCCCAGGCCGCCGCTCTTGAGGGCCGCGACGAGATCGTGCTGGACGAGGACCTGATCAGCCGCCTTCAGGTCGGGGACCAGGACGGCATGCAGGTACCGCCGCACATGGAGGTCTCCTTCCGCGTCGAGGCCGCTTCGACCAACGCCCTTGCCCGCGGAGATTTCGCGCTCTGCGCGATCCACCCGTCACGCGGCATCGGCACCACGAGCGGGAGGTTCCTCGCGCTCTTGAATGCCGACGACCGAGCGCGCGCCGCCGCAGTGATGGAAGGACTCCCCGTCAACGCACCCGGGGCGCTGCCGGCGCAACTCTCCTTCGCCCCGCTTGACCGAGCGGACTCCAACGTCAGCCGCGTTCCCGAGATGCTGCCAGCCGTCATCAGCCTGGCTGAGCACCGGACCACGGACGAACGCACCATCGACCTTGACGACCTGGCCGTCGGCTGCGATCGGCGCAGGCTCTACCTCGCCTCCCTCTCACGCAAGTGCCTGGTGGAACCGCACGTAATGCACGCCCTGGACCTACGGGCCCACACACCGCCCCTCGTCCGATTCCTCGCCGAGTTCAGCCGCTCCCAGTCCGCAGTCGTCACCGACTTCTCGTGGGGAGCCGCCGCAGCCCTGCCCTACCTCCCGCGCGTGCGCTACAGGCGCGCTGTCCTCGCGCCCGCCCGCTGGCTGATCCACGCCTCCGACCTACCCGACCGAGCCGCGACATGGGACGAGTGGCACACGGCTGTTGGCCGGTGGCGCACGCAACGCCGCATGCCCGAGACCGTTGCCCTGACCGAAGGCGATCAGCTTCTCCCGCTGGACCTCTCCGAGAGCGCCCACCGCGCCGTACTGCGCGCCCACCTCGCGACGGCTGACACCGCCGTGCTGACGGAGACTTCCCCCGACGGAGGCGGCTGGTTCGCAGGCCGCGCCCACGAGATCGTCATCCCCATGAGAGCCACCCGCGCCCCGGAGTGGCCAACGGTTCCCCCCGTCACCGCGGACCGCCTGCTCACCCGCGACCACGGACACCTGCCCGGCACCAGCCCCTGGCTCCTGGTCAAGCTCTACGGACACCCGGAACGACACGCCGAGATCCTGTCCCAGCACCTACCCGGCCTCCTCGCCCAGTGGGAGACCCCACCGACATGGTGGTTCATGCGCTACCAAGATCCTCGACCGCACCTGCGGCTACGGATCGCCACCCCCGAACCCACGTATGTGGGGCAGGCCGTCACGCACATCAGCGACTGGGCCGCGCATCTGCGCCGCGCCGGCCTGGTGAACGATATGCAGTTCGCCACCAACTACCCCGAAACCGGGCGCTGGGGCACGGGTCCGCTGATGAGCCTCGCCGAAGACGTCTTCGCCGCCGACTCCCGCGCCCTCGCCATGCAGTTCGCCCAGCCGGGCCGCCCACATCCACGAGTCCTCGCCACAGCGAACTTCGCGTCCCTCGCCACCGCCTTCACCGGCGGCGTGGCCGAAGCGATGGAGTGGCTGTCCAGATACGGGAAGATCACAGATCCGCGCCCACTCGACCGGCAGGTCCTTCCCGAAGCGGTCCGCCTGGCTGACCCGACCGACGACTGGGCGGCCTTGCGGGCCCGCGCCGGCGGGGAGGCCATCACCGCGGCCTGGGCACAGCGAGACCAAGCCATCGCGCGGTACCGGTCCCGGCTGCGCGAATCCGACCTCGATCCCCACCTCGTGCTCGATTCGCTCCTGCACGCCCACCACATCCGGGCCACTGGCATCGACAAGGACGACGAGCGCATGTGCGTCCGGCTGGCCCGCGCCGCAGCCCTGGCCTGGACGGCACGGAGGGGAAACAACCATGGACCTGCGTGA